One genomic window of Syngnathoides biaculeatus isolate LvHL_M chromosome 13, ASM1980259v1, whole genome shotgun sequence includes the following:
- the LOC133511000 gene encoding oxygen-regulated protein 1: MSNTPTKEKPVRAESPASGPTQPPRSVQPVSDPSVPKRLCFYKSGDHTFGGHRVVINARTFKTFDALLDALSKKVPLPFGVRTITTPQGTHLVKGLDDLQDGGSYLCSDQRRVKPLNLDKVHRRQVPWNRPRAFSASRRRRQGLQFTAFGRQDHNSNRQVKVPERVAIRTPRRLVVIKNKDPVVRRTIVLQKRTAPTFDALLDYLSQILEFPVLKLYSIDGRRIGGLAALILCSGFLVAAGNESFRLINHSFHRTSQTVQAMLTETGQPSMLQLHANNRKSVSSGRGSRNFSLSSEQYIINQINKSRKESGNSHARATETNSMCLEPATTAHQRNACILPHDDDIEKSLRVNQDGSMTIEMKVRLTIKEEEILHWTTTVSRSSLRRKTVRTSVAESGNISPESNIYVAKGPSDMHKDEAKEGNQPPVNGAVVRFNNMGERKKRFRRAPTPGPCHVKKEQSFESVKMLTESEVQESSLEHYSYLERTTEGDTMEGYCRVRHSSSSQPAPKPLKTVTQGNNTSLLKSSGVAEVLKIENDGTAVRETVMRIYESQGSYDNYFANEGAGDAPLYNSHPVSQSHQSTTSEPCSSSNDIDFSWPQPTADSLQRQKEEILSLSSESVSPTLQVANTTSSVSNNEAKTEKNSSPQLQKQTEAKKSSQSRSVNKKQKRSTMGKLNSKGYAGKKSLSSTESPKSEQNLKLVEKMHAKMSGRRGRESETLARTSTKEKNMNKVASKYNVDNVDTPSVRPSMKKNVSDLLKLKKSSRKKASIKPIPMAANRLSSSLLAQKNVSKISFNRSPSEIHQYVESWLEEVIPDPMVYMVTADGPEPPTKVLFKIGCDSETEEKKETHTDPEDYCQTPSDALRESASCLSLPPWTKEQKPTDISVPNLQPAHHQNLEWSKNSAEIINESPSQINILSPKEKMKLVLQELYSSIQSMRKTSNQSSSPLAFSSQVASVFGSSCKAFLSFLSAMTLRDGLTGQSTGSENASEAMLLLKFLQNISAIEDQDEQRSGLTVLHSGASPQLMKSWMDFQIWMEKLESESLIPKFQEEVWVQGLIVDELMKEMNMPFDLRMEISSAFQQPLEDECNVIEPEQNSSESAHVEQAVQDSDLKQGCDNACIHENTSDKDDGSSWGREVEEKPAKEMEYKIKESDVLMVDTPDFQVDEGNLKGQNNHMEESGEGMDKGMMKQKGNEDTLEEVVRKEVRQEEEHGEEGTENKKGEKNNEVEEEGDESIDELEAREDGAETDMTKIDETIVVEDVDNRAEKINDEKVENEDGKEEGAGEPVEGEEVNGEEEEEECIQDEKNVKAQIGEDMEEEGTEVLCHGYIEGNIIPPEATKDKEQEGVLERPEKLEKNEENTQETNQDEESVDQVALPGRRKDPTIMEGKVASDLVKQAEKPEKNGEDTQETFPEENSVHKVPSRIMAEVESVDSSECSQESNPEVKGITSAFNEGSESMGEEGADVLSKDNNNKDNIDIDVPEPTANVPSRTLSEAESEVNLGCSQETNPEVEDTLSPKDEGDEDVDKKKNKTVEEKDFQDEIDVNMQEEGPEVNNKEVNVNIHKPSADQKQVPQVEQTEKLEEDEEDSCEMEDSGEEMENPSQTPTETESENDLECFQEPKTEIERIVSAPNEGIVNKMEGDMEDEVHENDDIEENIEEENTEVISEDNVGSLHDDITITELSIDEGEEDITEQTEKFDEVTCPKEKSGEESKKPNQTPPKTESENHGIDDLIKTNSQEANPEMEVPTKVPDETVCTSPQKESGEEDLSNAEHTIESSLECLSEEQFEKDTVHHKLAMHRQQQSSNFSHPVEISQELLDFVNSALQSSSLIFTYDDHGKIRIEPDHAQITEMNRTLDPKSKNDFPYGSKCLESPITSDLSDYRPESLETGGCESKESMDISSESSEEPSEGHPKGFTEGTNPERATSKISTSHSKGGSFSSDDSLTKASREILSSCKKVDNDPSPEAETYPEPSDGVLIDQGRWLLKENHLIRNSPPDGMYRDLDSSCDSTGNSSEECHPISNHTPLAVISSSELEDMAKPQPPSCFYFTMPHGSDSDPFSDDASDRNQSKDSNGAKGRGFRVSPAIDTSKTRDGKNGSLSSFASVEFKMADRKVHPEEGEPSGGPEARGNSRGRLESQHSSDVMNVRCGQYCQIL, from the exons ATGAGCAACACACCCACCAAGGAGAAGCCTGTCCGGGCAGAATCCCCAGCCAGCGGGCCTACGCAACCACCCCGATCGGTACAGCCGGTATCCGACCCCTCAGTGCCTAAGCGTCTGTGCTTCTACAAAAGTGGCGATCATACGTTCGGCGGGCACCGAGTGGTCATCAACGCCCGCACCTTCAAGACCTTTGACGCCCTCCTGGACGCCCTTTCCAAAAAAGTGCCTCTGCCGTTTGGCGTCCGGACCATCACCACACCCCAAGGGACCCACTTGGTGAAGGGACTGGATGATTTACAGGATGGGGGGTCCTACCTGTGTTCTGACCAGAGACGGGTCAAGCCGCTCAATTTGGATAAGGTACATCGGCGGCAGGTACCCTGGAACAGGCCCAGAGCCTTCAGCGCGAGCCGGCGGAGACGTCAGGGACTCCAGTTCACCGCATTCGGAAGGCAAGACCACAACAGCAACAGGCAGGTGAAGGTTCCAGAGCGAGTGGCCATCAGGACGCCGAGGAGGCTGGTGGTAATCAAGAACAAGGATCCTGTCGTGAGACGCACGATTGTGCTTCAGAAAAGGACAGCGCCCACCTTTGACGCTTTGTTGGACTACCTCTCACAGATTCTGGAGTTTCCAGTGCTCAAACTCTACTCTATCGACGGCAGAAGA ATAGGAGGTCTTGCTGCTCTAATCTTGTGCTCTGGATTCCTGGTGGCAGCAGGCAATGAGTCCTTTCGGCTCATCAATCACAGTTTCCACAGGACAAGCCAGACAGTCCAGGCAATGTTGACGGAAACAGGGCAACCATCCATGCTGCAGCTTCACGCTA ACAACCGGAAATCAGTCTCGAGTGGAAGAGGCTCCAGGAATTTTTCTTTGTCATCTGAGCAGTACATCATCAACCAGATAAACAAGTCTCGAAAGGAGAGTGGGAACAGTCATGCCAGAGCAACCGAAACCAACTCGATGTGCTTGGAGCCTGCAACGACGGCTCACCAGCGCAATGCCTGCATCTTACCTCACGACGACGACATTGAGAAATCCTTGCGGGTGAACCAAGATGGCAGCATGACCATTGAGATGAAAGTGCGCCTCACCATTAAAGAGGAGGAGATACTCCACTGGACCACCACAGTCAGCCGTTCCAGCCTTAGGAGGAAGACAGTCCGTACTTCTGTCGCAGAGTCGGGCAACATCTCTCCGGAGTCGAACATCTATGTTGCCAAAGGCCCCTCAGACATGCACAAAGATGAGGCAAAAGAGGGGAACCAGCCTCCCGTAAATGGAGCTGTGGTCAGGTTTAACAAcatgggggaaagaaaaaaaaggttcagaCGTGCCCCTACTCCAGGCCCTTGTCATGTGAAGAAGGAGCAGTCTTTTGAGAGTGTGAAGATGCTGACAGAGTCCGAGGTCCAAGAAAGCTCCCTGGAACATTATTCATATTTAGAGAGGACAACTGAAGGAGACACAATGGAGGGATACTGCAGGGTCAGACACAGTAGCAGTAGCCAACCAGCCCCAAAACCTCTGAAAACTGTTACACAAGGTAACAACACCTCCCTTCTTAAGTCATCGGGAGTAGCCGAGGTTCTCAAGATTGAAAATGATGGGACGGCGGTTCGAGAGACTGTGATGCGTATTTACGAAAGTCAGGGCAGCTACGACAATTACTTCGCAAACGAGGGTGCAGGTGACGCACCATTGTATAATTCCCATCCAGTGTCACAAAGCCACCAGTCCACAACCTCAGAGCCTTGTTCATCCAGCAATGACATTGATTTTAGCTGGCCACAGCCTACTGCTGATTCACTccaaagacagaaagaggaaaTTTTGTCATTGTCATCAGAGTCTGTGTCCCCAACCCTCCAGGTGGCAAACACCACATCTTCAGTATCTAATAATgaagcaaaaactgaaaaaaactcCTCACCTCAACTCCAGAAACAGacagaggcaaaaaaaagcTCACAATCAAGATCAGTAAATAAAAAGCAGAAACGATCGACGATGGGGAAGCTCAATAGCAAGGGTTATGCTGGAAAAAAGAGCCTAAGTTCAACGGAGAGTCCTAAAAGTGAACAAAACCTGAAGCTAGTTGAGAAAATGCACGCCAAAATGTCAGGCAGACGTGGAAGGGAATCAGAAACATTAGCTAGAACTTCAAccaaggaaaaaaacatgaataaagtcGCTTCTAAGTACAATGTTGACAATGTAGATACGCCATCTGTTAGGCCTTCCATGAAAAAGAACGTGTCAGATCTTTTAAAGCTCAAAAAATCTTCAAGAAAAAAGGCAAGTATCAAGCCCATTCCAATGGCCGCCAACAGGCTGTCATCCTCATTGTTggctcaaaaaaatgtttcaaagatttctttCAACCGATCCCCCTCTGAAATCCACCAGTATGTTGAGAGCTGGCTGGAGGAGGTCATTCCAGACCCAATGGTCTATATGGTAACCGCAGACGGTCCAGAGCCGCCAACAAAGGTTTTATTTAAAATCGGTTGTGATTCAGAAActgaggaaaagaaagaaacccacacagatcCAGAAGATTACTGTCAGACTCCCTCTGATGCTTTGAGGGAATCAGCTTCTTGTCTCTCATTGCCCCCCTGGACAAAAGAACAGAAACCAACAGATATTTCAGTGCCAAATCTTCAACCTGCTCATCATCAGAACCTTGAATGGTCAAAGAATTCTGCTGAGATCATCAACGAATCACCAtctcaaattaatattttaagcCCTAAAGAGAAGATGAAACTGGTCTTACAAGAGCTTTATTCATCAATTCAGTCTATGCGAAAGACGTCTAACCAATCAAGCAGTCCTCTTGCTTTCTCATCTCAGGTGGCTTCGGTGTTTGGCTCCTCGTGCAAAGCCTTCCTGTCGTTCTTGTCGGCGATGACTCTCAGAGATGGTCTTACAGGTCAAAGCACGGGTTCGGAAAATGCCTCAGAGGccatgcttcttttgaagttcCTGCAGAACATTTCTGCTATAGAAGACCAGGATGAACAACGGTCCGGTCTTACTGTTCTGCACAGTGGAGCTTCTCCCCAGCTTATGAAGAGCTGGATGGATTTCCAAATTTGGATGGAAAAGCTGGAGAGCGAATCACTCATTCCGAAATTCCAAGAGGAAGTTTGGGTCCAGGGTTTAATTGTTGATGAGCTAATGAAAGAGATGAATATGCCGTTTGACCTCAGGATGGAGATTTCCTCAGCATTTCAGCAACCTCTAGAAGACGAATGCAATGTTATAGAGCCTGAACAAAACTCCTCAGAATCAGCACATGTGGAGCAGGCTGTGCAGGATTCAGACTTAAAACAAGGATGTGATAATGCATGCATTCATGAAAATACCAGTGATAAGGATGATGGCTCATCATGGGGTAGGGAGGTGGAAGAAAAGCCTGCTAAGGAAATGGAGTATAAAATTAAAGAATCAGACGTATTGATGGTAGACACGCCGGACTTCCAAGTTGATGAAGGAAACCTAAAGGGTCAAAATAATCACATGGAGGAGTCAGGTGAGGGAATGGATAAAGGGATGATGAAACAGAAAGGAAATGAGGACACGTTAGAGGAAGTAGTGAGGAAAGAAGTGCGGCAAGAAGAGGAACACGGTGAGGAAGGGACAGAAAACAAGaaaggtgaaaaaaacaatgaggtCGAAGAGGAAGGGGATGAATCTATTGATGAACTTGAAGCAAGAGAGGATGGTGCAGAGACAGATATGACTAAAATTGATGAGACAATTGTGGTAGAAGATGTGGACAACAGGGCAGAGAAAATCAATGATGAGAAGGTTGAGAATGAAGATGGCAAGGAAGAAGGTGCAGGGGAGCCTGTTGAGGGAGAAGAAGTAAatggagaagaagaggaggaggaatgtaTACAAGATGAAAAGAATGTCAAAGCTCAAATTGGAGAAGACATGGAAGAGGAAGGAACAGAGGTCTTATGTCATGGCTACATTGAGGGTAATATAATTCCACCTGAAGCAACTAAAGACAAGGAACAAGAAGGTGTGCTAGAACGGCCAGAGAAGCTGGAAAAGAATGAGGAGAACACTCAAGAAACAAATCAAGATGAGGAATCTGTAGACCAAGTGGCACTGCCTGGCAGGAGAAAAGACCCTACTATAATGGAGGGAAAAGTAGCAAGTGATCTGGTCAAACAGGCAGAGAAGCCGGAGAAAAATGGGGAGGACACACAAGAAACATTCCCAGAGGAAAACTCTGTACACAAAGTGCCTAGTAGGATAATGGCTGAAGTGGAAAGTGTAGACAGTTCTGAATGTTCCCAGGAATCAAACCCAGAGGTAAAAGGTATAACAAGTGCCTTCAATGAGGGGAGTGAAAGCATGGGAGAGGAAGGAGCAGACGTTTTAAGcaaggacaacaacaacaaggacaATATTGATATAGATGTACCTGAACCCACTGCAAATGTGCCAAGTCGGACACtaagtgaagcagagagtgaagtCAACTTGGGATGTTCCCAAGAAACAAATCCAGAAGTTGAAGATACACTAAGTCCCAAGGATGAGGGAGATGAAGATgtggacaagaagaagaataaaactGTAGAGGAAAAAGACTTTCAAGATGAAATTGATGTAAACATGCAAGAGGAAGGACCAGAAGTCAACAATAAGGAAGTTAATGTAAATATACATAAACCTTCTGCAGACCAAAAACAGGTACCTCAAGTCGAGCAAACAGAGAAGctggaggaggatgaggaggataGTTGTGAAATGGAAGACTCTGGAGAGGAAATGGAGAACCCAAGCCAGACACCAACAGAAACAGAGAGTGAAAATGACTTGGAATGTTTCCAGGAACCAAAAACAGAGATTGAACGCATAGTGAGTGCCCCCAATGAGGGAATTGTCAACAAGATGGAGGGTGATATGGAAGATGAAGTACatgaaaatgatgacattgaggAAAACATAGAAGAGGAAAATACGGAGGTGATCAGTGAGGACAATGTCGGGAGCTTACATGATGATATAACTATAACTGAACTGTCTATAGATGAGGGAGAAGAAGATATAACAGAACAGACGGAGAAGTTTGATGAAGTTACCTGTCCTAAGGAAAAATCTGGAGAGGAGTCGAAGAAGCCAAATCAGACACCACCTAAAACAGAGAGTGAAAATCATGGTATTGATGACTTGATTAAAACAAATTCCCAAGAAGCAAATCCAGAGATGGAAGTACCCACAAAGGTCCCTGATGAGACAGTTTGTACAAGCCCACAGAAGGAGTCTGGTGAGGAAGATCTGTCAAACGCAGAACACACCATTGAATCCTCGCTTGAGTGTTTGTCCGAAGAGCAGTTTGAGAAGGACACAGTTCATCACAAGCTAGCCATGCACCGCCAACAGCAAAGCAGCAACTTCAGCCACCCAGTGGAAATTTCACAAGAACTCCTAGACTTTGTAAACTCTGCGCTGCAGTCTTCTTCTCTTATATTTACATACGACGATCATGGCAAAATTAGGATAGAGCCAGATCATGCTCAAATCACAGAAATGAACCGAACCCTCGacccaaaaagcaaaaatgattTCCCGTATGGTTCGAAATGCCTCGAGAGTCCGATAACCTCAGATTTATCAGACTACAGACCAGAAAGTTTGGAGACTGGTGGATGTGAAAGCAAAGAATCTATGGACATTTCATCAGAGAGCAGCGAAGAGCCTTCAGAGGGACATCCAAAAGGGTTCACTGAAGGAACTAATCCTGAGCGGGCCACATCCAAAATATCTACAAGTCATTCCAAAGGTGGGAGTTTCTCTTCTGATGACTCCCTGACAAAAGCTTCAAGGGAGATCCTGTCTTCCTGCAAAAAGGTAGACAATGACCCATCCCCCGAGGCAGAGACGTACCCGGAACCCAGTGACGGGGTCTTGATTGATCAAGGTCGATGGTTGCTCAAGGAAAACCATCTGATACGAAACTCGCCGCCAGATGGTATGTACAGGGATTTGGACAGCAGCTGTGATAGCACAGGGAACTCCAGTGAGGAATGTCACCCAATAAGCAATCACACCCCCTTAGCAGTCATATCCTCATCTGAACTGGAAGACATGGCCAAGCCTCAACCCCCAAGCTGCTTTTACTTCACCATGCCCCACGGAAGCGACTCCGACCCGTTTTCGGACGACGCTAGTGATAGAAACCAGAGCAAAGACTCAAATGGCGCGAAAGGGAGAGGCTTCAGGGTATCGCCGGCGATCGACACCTCCAAAACCCGGGACGGCAAAAACGGCAGCCTTTCTTCATTCGCTTCGGTGGAATTCAAAATGGCAGACAGAAAAGTGCACCCTGAAGAAGGAGAGCCTTCGGGTGGGCCGGAAGCAAGAGGGAACTCTCGCGGCAGGCTGGAGTCGCAACACTCCTCAGATGTTATGAATGTGAGGTGCGGACAGTACTGTCAAATTTTATGA
- the LOC133511083 gene encoding vimentin A2-like — translation MSTFRAAAPHSSYRKMFAGDRTAVRSSYSSRQYSAPVRTTRLLSFGAPVGSGGGIYATKTQRLRSSSAAMPRLASEQLDFTLSDAINSEFIANRTNEKAQMQSLNDRFASYIEKVRFLEQQNKILLAELEQLRGKGTSRVGDLYEDQMRELRRQVDQLSNEKARVEVHRDNLADDIGRLRDKLQDEMSLREEAEANLQSFRQDVDNAALTRLDLERKVESLQEEIDFIKKLHDEEMLELQNQIHMQQHVQVDMDVAKPDLTAALRDVRLQYENLASKNIQESEDWYKSKFADLTEAAARNNEALRLAKQEANDYRRQVQALTCEVDALKGTNESMERQMREMEDNFSAETSGYQETVARLEEDIHNMKDEMARHLREYQDLLNVKMALDIEIATYRKLLEGEESRISTPMPNFSSLNLRETMIDYKPHMETATTKKVLIKTIETRDGQVINESTQNHDDME, via the exons ATGTCGACTTTCAGAGCAGCCGCTCCTCACTCCTCCTACAGGAAGATGTTCGCCGGAGACAGAACCGCGGTGAGAAGCAGCTACAGCAGCCGCCAGTATTCCGCTCCCGTGCGCACGACCCGGCTGCTGTCCTTCGGGGCGCCCGTGGGCTCCGGCGGCGGGATCTACGCCACCAAGACGCAGCGTCTCCGCAGTAGCAGCGCGGCGATGCCCCGGCTCGCCTCCGAGCAGCTGGACTTCACGCTGTCCGACGCCATCAACAGCGAGTTCATCGCCAACCGCACCAACGAGAAGGCGCAGATGCAGTCGCTCAACGACCGCTTCGCCAGCTACATCGAGAAGGTGCGCTTCCTGGAGCAGCAGAACAAGATCCTGCTGGCCGAGCTGGAGCAGCTGCGCGGCAAGGGCACGTCCCGAGTCGGCGACCTGTACGAGGACCAGATGCGGGAGCTGAGGCGCCAGGTGGACCAGCTGAGCAACGAGAAGGCTCGGGTGGAGGTGCACCGGGACAACCTGGCCGACGACATCGGGAGGCTCAGAGACAA GTTGCAGGATGAGATGTCCCTCAGGGAAGAGGCCGAGGCCAACTTGCAAAGCTTCCGACAG GATGTGGACAACGCTGCCCTCACCAGACTGGACCTGGAGAGGAAGGTGGAGTCCCTTCAGGAGGAAATTGACTTCATCAAGAAGCTGCATGATGAG GAAATGCTGGAGCTGCAGAATCAGATCCACATGCAGCAGCACGTGCAGGTGGACATGGACGTGGCCAAGCCGGACTTGACGGCCGCTCTGAGGGACGTACGCCTGCAGTACGAAAACCTGGCCTCCAAAAACATCCAGGAGTCTGAGGATTGGTACAAGTCCAAG TTCGCCGACCTCACCGAAGCGGCCGCGCGCAACAACGAAGCTCTCAGGCTGGCCAAGCAAGAGGCTAACGACTACAGGCGACAGGTTCAGGCCCTCACCTGCGAGGTGGATGCTCTCAAAGGAACT AACGAGTCGATGGAGCGGCAGATGCGGGAGATGGAGGACAATTTCTCCGCCGAGACGTCCGGCTATCAGGAAACGGTCGCTCGCCTGGAGGAGGACATCCACAACATGAAGGATGAGATGGCCCGCCACCTGCGGGAGTACCAGGACCTCCTCAACGTCAAGATGGCCTTGGACATCGAGATCGCCACCTACAGGAAGCTGCTGGAAGGAGAAGAGAGCAG AATCTCCACCCCGATGCCGAACTTCTCCTCTCTCAACCTAAGAG AAACCATGATCGATTACAAACCTCACATGGAAACCGCGACCACCAAGAAGGTTCTGATCAAGACCATCGAGACCAGAGACGGCCAG GTGATCAACGAGTCGACCCAAAACCACGATGACATGGAGTAA